The sequence ttccacccagttggcaggcaaggcggtagtccgcgagccacagttccggtctcgtttcccccgagtactttgtgatagtagtcgggggtcggaaccgggtcgggaatggcgcccgtcggatggcccgactgaaagcctgcggaccgggtggctcgggcgaaggactccgatcctccccgctgtcgtagcgtcccccacgcctggggtggtagcctcggcgcaccctttcgtcgaggtgagcccgacggtcgcgccgatggtgctcgttgccgaggtggcccggggccgcaggcgcggtgttgcgcgtgcgcccggtgtagaccgaggcttcccgcatgaatcgggaagtcgcggcatgaggttccgagggatatccttgccttcgggatgcagtgctctcggcccgccgggccgcggcgccttccaggagattcttgagttctccctggatccgccgaccctcggtggttgacggctccggcatcgcgcggatgagcattgctgcggttgccaggttctgaccgaccccgctggatgcgggcggcggcctgatcctgacgtcgttggcgacgcggtgctggagaccttggggcagatgacgtatttctccggccaggggttggcccacccatgcctgtccgacgtcccgacggatcggctcaagcgctcccgttccctcgttgagcctggcctgcgcctcgcggactcgctcgagttgtgggtcgtaaccccccgccggagcggggaccacagctagctcccgtgggatgtcggcgcgaggcaccggcctagggagatcaccatcctccggcatgccaagatggttgccttcggtgggattccctagctcgatgtggaaacattcgcggcttgggccgcagctctcgtcgccaaggctgcggcttccatcggaacagtcggacagacagtagtcacatgcggccatgaagtcccgcacggcactggggttgccaagtccggagaaatcccaaccgatgctggggtcgtcatcttcctcggacccagagggcccgtaggtcgagacgtccgtcagtcggtcccaaggcgaccgcatacagaacctcagtggggttgcactcgcctcaatgagagcgcccgccaaatcgaggtcgtttggcgggcggaggccgagtcgaaatgacgcaagatgggagttagtcgttaccttttggtcgacgaggagcgacgtagtcacatcggggactggttgcgccgtcatctctggttcgagggcgacgtcctgcaggctttccgcgagcgcgccggcgtcgtcttcttgctcggggtcatcgtgccgcggggggacggcgcttgcctccgtcttgaacgcgaggtcgatgtccggcgtgccttccgtcggggcgtcgggggcgtcgattcgctcgacggccggcgaagcgtggcctcccgtctggccttgacggccccgcttcctcctccgttggcgggggaaagaacggagcgagcccgaacgttgcttttccaccacgcggggtagacgtcgtcgattccgccgccggcgggcgggttgtcggccgccattgtcgtagtcgcgcggcggtggaagaagcgtcatgtcgtagctgccgtcgaaggacatgaactcgagagtcccgaaacgaagcgccgtcccgggccggagaggttgctggagactgcccatctggagcttgacggggagctgttcgtcagcacgcagcaggcccctacctggcgcgccaactgtcggcgtttcgagacaggggggtccctaagccgacgagtgagtgtgctgcgtgccccagcccagatgggtcgagcgcgtgggcgagcgcggaggggggagaggcgaggcggccggagccgagcgtgagagaggtggaagtcccgcggccttcgtgttcgtcccgcgcccaggtcgggtgcgcttgcagtaggggggttacaagcgtccacgcgggtgagggaagcgagcggccccaagagagcgcctgtcccgtcctcggtcccgcgcggccaacctcttctgagaaggccctggtccttccttttatagttgtaaggagaggatccaggtgtacaatggggatgtagcagagtgctacgtgtctagcggggggagagctagcgccctaggtacatgccgatgtggcagccggagagatctgggcatcctgctggcgtgatgtcgtggctatcggaggtgcggcggagcctgatggagggacagctgttggggcggtcgagtccctgctgacgttgtcctgcttccgtaagagagctgggggccgccgtcgtcatagagcttgtggagcgccatcattgctcctctggcggagctggccggacgagacaccggtcttgttctccgtgacccgagtcgattcggggtaggatgatgatggcgcctcctgttgacgtggcggtctgtgctctaggcagggcgacgtggggtttcttccgaagccaaggttgagtctgccttctgctgccgtggccgagcccgagccagggggtcgggcgaggcggaagtcgtccggccgaggccagggcggagtccgagccctggggtcgggcgaggcggagtttcgtcgtcttccgggtcttagcccgagtccgagccctggggtcgggcggagtggagttcgccgtcttccgggtcttagcccgagtccgagccctggggtcgggcggagcggagttcgccgtcttccgggtcttagcccgagtccgagccctggggtcgggcggagcggagttcgccgtcttccgggtcttagcccgagtccgagccctggggtcgggcggagcggagttcgccgtcttccgggtcttagcccgagtccgagccctggggtcgggcggagcggagttcgccgtcttccgggtcttagcccgagtccgagccctggggtcgggcggagcggagttcgccgtggcgcccttggcaaggcctgattgcctgtcagactcactctgtcgagtggcactgcagtcggagtggcgcaggtggcgctgtccttctgtcagactggccagtggagcggtggagtgacggcggtcacctcggctctgccgggggcgcgtgtcaggatagaggtgtcaggccacctttgcgttaaatgcccctgcaatttggtcagtcggtgtggtgatttagtcaaggttgcttctgagcgaagccaagaccttgggcaagccggtgatgtgtccgccataaaaagggggcctcgggcgagacggaagtctctcgaggtcggctgccttcggccgaggctaggctcgggtgaagcgtgatcgagtcactcgtgtggactgatccctgacttaatcgcgcccatcaggcctttgcagctttatgctgatggaggttaccagctgagaattaggcgtcttgagggtacccctaattatggtccccgacacatattCATTAGTTTTGACGTGAAACTTTAATGTGAAAAGACGGTTTTACCTTCTGCATAGTTGTGAGACCTCCTCTACCGCGATGCGTACTACACCACGCGTGGTTAGTAGGTGTAGTGTTTTGGGCGGGAAATCTCCCGCGTCACCAACGATGGGGGTCCCGCGTTGTCAGTGGCTTGCACACAGAGAGGCCACGCCAAGGCCAAGACAACTGCCCCCTTTGGCTTCCCGGACAATCCATCTACGCGCCGGCGCTCTCCGCACCGCACCCACCCATCGAAATTCCACTTCGCCTAATTCCAAATCGCCAAGGCCGAGCAGCAGCAAGCAAAGCCGCGCCGGTGAGGCTGGCTGTTGGAGAGGCATGCCGCCTAAATCCGATAGCGTTGAAGGTATCCACTCGTACTCGTACCCCTCCAAACCGAAATGGTCCCCCCCTTTCTTCTTATTCTTTTTTTTTGCTAAAAAAACTTACTTATTCAATTCTTAGCTGGGCTTGATCAGTGTTTCTGATGATTTTACGGTGTTGTTTCTTCTTTCATTTTTGCAGGAATCGTCCTGGGTTTCGTAAATGAGGTGCGGTCTCTCTCTCCCCTGAACCCTACCCTAAACCCTTTCTTCTGCTTGCGCGATTAGGATTCGGTTATCCCTCCGTGTGGTACTTATGAATTGTTCAGGAACCGTTAGGATTGCATGGATGCGACAAAGCTGACTGGAGTAGTAGTCTAGGTGTATTGATTGTGCTTGATGGCAACACGCTGTTTGATGAATACTGGCCATTGTCATTACTTTTCTTTCTATATGTTCAGTTGGAGTTAATTAGTATCATATGAAAACCCTGGTCCCATTCCGATTAATCGTCAAATATCTACATCATCAAATTAATTTCATTAAAATCCACCGAGATATACTTGATATTGCAGTTGCTTGATTTCCTAGAGGTTAATACGGATATGGTTTTCAATAAATTAGGTCGAAGGTAGAGAAGTTTGACTTGTGGCAAAACAAATATATTACGTTTTGGAATGGAGTACCACACTGTTTGCTCAGCTTCTAGTCGTTCTTCTAAGTTCTGAGCACCATATAGTTGACTTTACCATGGCTCTGCAGCAAAACAGGCCATTGAATTCACAGAATGCAGCTGATGCACTGCAGAAGTTTAATCTTAAGAAGACTGCGGTGCAAAAGGCACTGGATGCATTGGCTGACAGTGGACAGATTTCCTTCAAGGAGTATGGCAAGCAGAAAATTTACATTGCTCGGCAAGATCAATTTGACATTCCAAATGGTGAGGAACTTGAGGAGATGAAGAAAACAAATGCCAAGTTACAGGAAGAACTTGCGGATCAAAAGAAAGCAATTAGTGAGGTTGAATCTGGTGAGTTCCAAACTTCAAACTGGTACCATGGTCTTGGTAGTGGTCTACCAAATGCAGTAACAAGATCATATCTCAAAAACATCTAAATGTAAATCTTGTACAGAGGTACGAGGTCTGCAGTCAAACTTGACACTCACAGAGATCACGTCAAAGAAGAGTGAATTGCAAAGCGAAGTATGTGCATAAAAATGTTCTCTTCTATGAAGCTTATTTGCTTTCATTATAAGCAGTCTTCTCATCAAAAGAAATGTTCCCTTCTGCACATTATTATGTGTCTGTGTTCCTTTGGGCTAGTTTTAAATGCAGGAGCCGTATTTTTCAGGTCCAAGAAATGGAAGAGAAACTAAATAAGTTGCGGAGTGGTGTTACCTTGGTGAAACCTGAGGACAAGAAGATCATTGAGAATTCCTTTGCTGAAAAAGTGAGCCAATGGAAAAGGCGGAAGAGGATGTTCAAGGAGCTCTGGGATAATATTACTGAGCACAGCCCAAAAGATCAGAAGGAATTTAAGGTTCTTGCTgcatctcccctccccctccacccccccccccccccccaaaaaaatgCTTTTGACTGCACTTAAGACGTAGTACATGCTTTGATCAAGCATTTACTTGTACTGCTACTAGTTTTTTAAGTTGTCACAGTTTCTTttcattttcattttctattgttTTCTGTTTGTGACGAACACATGATGCTAATGAACTATATGTACTGCAGGAAGAACTTGGTATCGAGTACGACGAAGATGTTGATGTGAACGTGCAGTCTTACTCTGACATGCTAGCAAGTCTCAACAAAAGGCGAAAAATTTCCCGCTGATGATGTAGCATAAGAGCGTCTTAAGTTGAAAGTAGGCTACAACCGTTACATGCCAGCAGCTATGCATTCATGGTTCTACCGGTTCTTAAGGTTCTGTAGAGATTAGTTTACCCTGACAGCAttgaggccccgtttgtttcaacTTTTTTTCAGCTTCTGACCACCAGAAGCTGCTGCAGACTACCAAATGCTCATATTTTCAGCCTGCTTTTGTTAGAATCGCTTTGATAAAAACCGTTCAAAATCAACGTAAACATACAATCGGTCGAGTCGTTGTGATAATAGTAATCCATCATTTTCTAGATCCTAAATTCTATAAACCCTTTTATCTTCCTCTTCATATAATTTCCAAGATATTTAGGTTCTCTACACAGCTAGATTCTAAGAAAAGCTGGTCTAAAAAAAATCAAAACAAACAAGCCCTAAGTCAAATACAAGCTTTGTAACTGTTGAGTAACATGCTAGCATTATTACTATATATTTTCCTCAAACTTCTTGTTTTGATAATTTTGTCCTTTGTATTTAAGTATTGTTATCCCTTGAAGTTTTATATATCTTTTTTTAACGTAATGATATGAGCTCTTTCTTTCAATTAAGAAAATTAGAATTGATCTAGTTTTAAggaaaatcgagctcaaaagcCTACACATAGTACACAAAAAACCCAAACAACGGACACACCATACATAAAGCCTATCTAGAGTTATACTTGTCGAGCTCAATACAAGTGACGAGCAACCCCGACTCTCATAAACGGACCGCACACGGCACAGGAAGAGGAAGCCCTCGGTGCGCTGTCGTTACCAAGCCTCACATAGTCACATCCCACACGAAGCTGCTTTGATTCTTCACCAAcgagtataggtgtacatttgggtcgGGTTAAAGTCGTGGCCCATGGATGGACTCAAGCACGACCCGTTTAAGACATGCACGAAATAACCCATATAGAGTCAAAAAAGACTCATATATTCATTAAAACACACTTCATTGCACACTTCGTCACATTGTCGCTCGTAAGAGCCGATGTCAGCTGTCGTCGTCGGTCCTGGCACACGCGGCCACCGAAGCTAGCTGTCGCCCGACACTCTTCTGTCGTCGTCTCCACCTCCCTGGGCTAGCCCGGACCATCACTGAGCCACCTCCCATGCGCGCAAACCATAATCGACAGCCCAACACCGCATCGACAGCACGCGCGCAGCCACTGCCAAGCGCAATCTACTCTGCCCACGCTTGACACCGTCGCTAACACGCGCCGCCCTCTTCCCGACAAATAGGACTGGAAAAGGCTCGAGCTCGACGAGCTGGTTCAGGTTCgcagcagctcggctcggctcggaccgACTCGACGCTCATAACGAGCCCGAGTCGAGTCTGTTTTTGTGGCTCATGAAAAcagcgagccagctcggctcggctcggtgcagctcgcgagctggctcgtggctTGACCCAACAACAATTTATTACATAAAATAATAATTAGCTTATAATATTAGTATCAAGTAGACaataatttatgttatttgagactactatacaaaaataaatttattttctatattatattagtgatatatatgttatttaaatatttttaagattttatattataatttagagagtAGATTTACGTTTATGACTAGGCTCGTTGGCTCGGCGAGCCGCGGAGCGAACCGAGCCGCTTTTCCGAGCTCGCCAGATGGACGAGCCGAGccgcagcgagccgagccgagctcctcATTGCTGAGCGCAGCCCTCACTAATGTGCAACGTCCACGCCGCGGCGCATGTCTCCACTCGTGCCCAGCACCTTCCTCATTGACGCTGCCTCCACTAAGCAACCGAGATAGGGGGGGTCGAAGCACCACCTCGACGTCGCCGGAACGCTTCAACGCGAAGCATACCGCCGTGCCACCATGGCGAAGAAGGCAAGCCCTGCCAAGGCCTCTCTTGGCTGCACCACCACGATGCCGCCGTGAGATGCGTAGAGCCACCGAGGAGAACAGAGCCCTAGGGTGCGCGTGTCGGACCCGCGACCGTTGGACCTTGCCGCCCCGGACGACAACGATCTTCCCGAGAGGCAGCGCCTGCCCAGATCCACCGGAAGGAGGGAAAGGGGCCGCCGCTGCTGTCATCGTGGGCCGCACGGGCTTCCGGTGCTCAGGCGGCGGCTGGGGTTCGCTCGGGTCGCCTAGCACAGGGACGGCCGAGCGCAAGGATACACATGTGTGTGTTCTACGTTGTGTAAAAACCACATACCTCTGCTTTATTATGGCTACTTCCTTATATAATAAAACAATCCCATCTCGTCCAAACAGATCGTTTGATTTGAATTGCCAAAACATGTATCGTCTCTCTAAAAAAACGTGTAATTACTGCAATAACTTGCATACCAACATAACATTAGTAGACTCATTTTCATTATTGCGCAAACAATTGGCAACAGATCAAATCTCTTCTCgatattttctttttctttttaccatCATTAATTGCATACTCCTCTATGATATGAGCATATACCATAAGATCTAACTAGAGGCATACAGTGAAAAAAAAACTTCCAATATATGGACAAAATAAACAAACCATCTCCTGGCTCGGGTTGCTATCTGGATGCCGCTAAAATACCCCCAAGTCGCTAAATTTACTTCCAGCGTCCTTGCACTAGTGTCTAGTGTGGCACCACGGGGGTGCATCATCGGCCGCATAATCTGAAGAATGTCGCGCTTTGGTCCGTTCCGTCCATTTCAGTTTCAGGTTGCCCAGCCTCCTTTCTCCCGAACCAGATTCATTGATGATCCTGTCCGCCACCACTGACGAGGGCGCGTAGGTTTGCTGCTCGTCAAGGTGGCCCGCCTATCTGGAGTTATGGACAGAGTCAGGTGCACATGGATCAAGCAAGCTAGTGTGGTGTAGTACACTACTGTATGAAGAATTGAAGACTCGTTTGTTCCACTTGCACCGCACGGGTCTAGGTCTAGCTAGCTCCCGCACACCTGCGTTTGCTTGCTTTATGGTGCGGCGGGACAGCTAGAACAGACGTCGATCTCCTGACGTTCTCTCTCGTCCTTTCAATTTTGAAGGATAATTAAGAAAAACACTGTCTCAACTCTTGAACCTAAATCAAATAAACTTATTTGAGATCGTTCTATCTCATTCTATCTCGTCATTGTAACCAAACACATCCTTAAATCCTGTGCCAGGCCAGTCCATCCTCCCGTCCGCGGCGAGGGTCAGGGCGCTCACCAGTCACCCACCAACGGGAACTGCTGAAGAACGCGGACTGCAATAAACGCAACAAGAAAGTTTTTCCAAGGCTTGTGGCTCCCCACCCCCGTCCTCTCTCGTCCTCGTTGGTCAGTGGGTGGGGGTGGCTATGGCTTGCTTCCTCGCTCGCAGCTCGATCGGTGTCACTGTGGGGCTAGCTAACTAACTATGTACTCCTATTCAGTAGCGTTAGTTCACACGGCGTAAGCGCTTGCTTGTCCCTGGGCCATTTGACCGTGCCATGGCCACTATATACGCTAGAAACGAGAGTTTGGTTATCGTCGTGTGCAGGGGTACTTGGGTTCGCCTATAAAAAGCGGTTCTTGGTGCGCTCTACAGCTCACTTCTAGAGTTTAGCTATAGCCTCACTGCTAGAGCGCCGCCATGGCTCAGGTAAGGGGCAGTGCTCGTGGCACTGGCAGTGGCAGCAGCGCCGCCGCGCTGGCGCTGGTCCTCCTGTGCGCGCTCCTCCGCGGCGAGTTCGCCGAGTCGGCGGTGTACACGGTCGGCGACCGCGGCGGGTGGAGCTTCAACACCGCCAGCTGGCCCAACGGCAAGCGTTTCCGCGCCGGCGACGTCCTCGGTGACCAGtgatgcatcccattttccatgGATGGCTGCGTACGTAGCCCAGCTTAATCTGACCCTCTGATGGTGTGCACGCGCGCGCGCGTTCATGGCTTCATGCAGTGTTCAGGTACGACGCCAGGGCGCACAACGTGGTGCCCGTGAGCGCGGCGGGGTACAGCTCGTGCAGCGCGCCCGAGGGCGCCAGGGCGCTCGCCACCGGGAACGACCGCGTCACGCTGAGGCGCGGCGCCAACTACTTCATCTGCAGCTTCCCAGGCCACTGCCAGGCCGGCATGAAGGTCGCCGTCACCGCCGCCTAGGCACTGCAGGGCGGCCAATCAGCCGGCGGAGAGCGCCGCGCTCACGGAGTAGTAAAGCACGTAGCTAATTAGACGGTGCTGCCCTTGTTGTTCAATAATATCGTCTGTCGTCCCGTACTTCATAACCTGCGCGGCGTGTTAGTAGTTGTTTGGTGGTGTTTGGCGACTGGCACTATAAAGAAGGGTCAGATCGAGTGATGTACTTGCTACCAATAAAGGTATACGGTTTGTGTGTTCACTCGATGTTATATATACGTCGCCCTATTCCAAACCTATAGAGAGCTAATGGCTAATAAGTTGTAAgttaggttgagaagtataattaatAATTAGCTAGTCCAACGACTGACCCATTCAGTCATTCTAAAATTCTCAGCTAAATTTAGTGTCTAACTATTAAATTTAGAGGTTTAGAACAAGATCTAAGTGGTGCTTGTTTAAGCTCTAcaaaacaaaaataaaaaattaCGATTCCAATGTTGGGTGCGAGGATGACGTTGAATTGTAAACACAACCTCAGACTATCCATAACGGTTCCCTCTACGTCATCCCTATATACCTAATTTTTTCTCTATCCTCTAAAGATTCCATCCCCTGAATCATGTTTCTTGTGGGATCCTGTTTTATCCGAGTTGAACCCTATTTATTCCACATTTAAAAAACCCTATTTATTCCACATTTAAAAAAAATGCGGGATGGACCCAATATATATTAGTGTATTAGCTAAAGCCGTATATCCTTATGTGATAAATTATAGCACAAGAAATCATTCTAGCCATTGGACGTCTTCAATGAAAAGTAGCCAAAAGGCTCAAATAACATTGACCATAGCTTTATACACGCCACTAGCAAACTAACAACAATAAAACATTGCTCTTTTATACTTAATTGTTTCGTAGTGTTATCCTCCCAGTCAATCACGTACTAGTTATCTATTAATATTAAACTTAATATTTTCGTTCTCGTTCGTTTTTCATACACCTGTTTATCCTACTTCATTCCCGACTATTTCAAATCCGTTACCAGTGAAAAAAAATGCGAAAACGGAAAGGGATTTTCCCATCCGTTTCGGTTCGTCCTTGTGCCTATCAGCATGCTCCTCCACGGCGAGCTCGCCGGGTCGACGGTGTACACGGTCGGTGGAACTTCAGCTCCGCCAACTGGCCAAAGGGCAAGCGCCATAACTCGTCATTACATAAGTGACAACAAAAAAATCATCGTAAAGGACCAGCTTTATCAATGTGTGTTCCCTAATAATTTGTATAATAACACTACAGATCGAACACGCTTATGTGTTATGTCCATCATCTATTCGTCTGCATCACAGCAGCAGAGCGAGCGACGCTGTGAAATTTGTTCACAGAACGGAGTCATCAAAGCTCCAAGCTCGGGTATTATTACTGGTTACGGGCAGCCGTGAACCTCCTCTGGGAAGGCGTTGCCCTTCTGCTCACAACATGCTTGCGCGCACCCTCGTACGGCAAGACCTCGTCGTCCTCGTCTTGCTTGGTGCTTCTACGCTTGGTGGTAACAAGAATATCATCCAGACCGTCAGAGCCTCTGCTCTTGGCAGTGGTGGTTCTCTGGTCCGGTTTCGACCTCATGCTTGCCCCACGCTTCTGGAACCAGGCATTGTCATCATCGTCATCGCTCTTCTGATCAATATAGTCGAATCTTCTAAACTTGCCAGCCCCTCTGGTTTTTCTCAGTCCCCGCTGACTATCTCGGGTATCATCCTCGGGGCGGTCCTGATTGCACTTCTTGCAGATAGCGTTGCGTCGGAAGTTAACAAAGTCGCATCTGTAAAGGGAGGCAGTGTCTGATTAGCATGTGAAGACTTGAGAAGGTAGCATAGAAGATTAAATTGCCACATACGAGGGGCACTCCCACTCTCCAGGATTGAGTTGCCTCTTCGGGTGAGGTTCTTCACATTTAAAACATATCTTGTTGCGAGAGAAGTTCATAAACTGACACCTAGAAGGCACAGACAGGGTGATGCAAATCAAACGGTGCTGGAAAGAAATGGAAAAAGAATGGTATAATGTAAGGTGCAAGTTACTGTGTGCAGATCCAATCGCCCATTTTCATTGCATCCACGGCCGCTTCTATCTTCTTTGGTCCATCTGCTTTGCATTCGAGACAGTGACGATTGCGAGCAAAATTTAAGAAGTTACAGCTGCAAAAGATGAGGGGAGTTTTAGAACATAATAGCACACAAAATGGCACTACCTTGGTATGATAGTATTAAGAAAAAGTGTAGAATGATCATACAAAGAAGTATCATAAATATTGGTTTTGAGGATACTGTCATCATCTACAATGAGGATTTACACATCAAGATATCGCCCATGGATTTTAAGTTGACTTGAAACAGTTTTGGTTATGTACTTCACCATCTAAGATTTTTGCATCATCTATGGACATTAGGTCGAAAATTCTCTAAATACTAGACACGGTTGTACACATACTTCCAACACGGATGAAACTTGGTTCAAACCTATAAACATATACTGTAACCTTACAAGAAAATATAATTGAGTGAAAGTGTGAAGTTCAGTATAATACCTAACAATGCTATGCAAGAATGCTTCAGTATTGAAATTATATAAGATGACATGGAAACagcttgtgttgttgatgaaaaGTTCCAATGCGTCAATTTGTTAGGGTGCATTTCAGCTGTGAAAAATCTGACACAGAAGGTACGCTCTCCTTTTTCTCAAAAGTAAAAGGAAAGTATATAGGAACCAACAGAAAAGTTCGATGAGAATGCTAAAAAAACTGTGTCCTGCAGAGCTTTAGAATCAATCTTGATTCGATTGGCCACAACCATTAAAAAGGTCAACACTTCCTTATGGAGCTATGGATATCAAGTTATCAACAATCCAAAGCATTATTACAAATGATGGCTATAAATATGGCCTATGTCGTGGTGAAGTAAAATGTCATGATCTTCTATATGTTGCAAATACATAGTGTACAATAACAGCTCAACAGCGGATTCAAATCCATGCAGAAATAACTCATGCCCACGGGGGACGGAGCAGTTTTCATGACCTTTCTCGAAGGGGGCTCCGATTGAGGGGGCGGGTCTTTTCCCTACCGGTCGAGTTTTTTTATTGTCGCTAGCTTTTACTTTCCATAAGCCGAGAGAAATCATAAACAACATCATAAACATAAACCATCATTCCTTCCCTCCCATGAATGTGTCATAAGACTCAACTTGCATAACATAAAGAACTTACTTAGTGCACAACCAGTCACCCTTCTTCATTTCAACTGCAGTCGTTTCTCTCCCCTTCCCCACTGAGCCCTGAGCCTTCCTAGCAACTTGAAATGCAGGTTTCGGAAGAGATGGATCGATTGTTGTGTCACTAAATTCAGTAAGCTTTGAGAGAAGCTTTTTTGCAGATTCTTGCACACTTTCTTCGATAACAGAGTTATCTCCTGAATGGTTTTTATCCATTGCATAACTTAACAGTATACGAACAACATCAACAGTCCTAACTTCAACCTCACCCTTTGGAGTGACATAAGCTCTATC is a genomic window of Zea mays cultivar B73 chromosome 5, Zm-B73-REFERENCE-NAM-5.0, whole genome shotgun sequence containing:
- the LOC100282702 gene encoding Homologous-pairing protein 2 homolog isoform 2 (isoform 2 is encoded by transcript variant 2) is translated as MPPKSDSVEGIVLGFVNEKFNLKKTAVQKALDALADSGQISFKEYGKQKIYIARQDQFDIPNGEELEEMKKTNAKLQEELADQKKAISEVESEVRGLQSNLTLTEITSKKSELQSEVQEMEEKLNKLRSGVTLVKPEDKKIIENSFAEKVSQWKRRKRMFKELWDNITEHSPKDQKEFKEELGIEYDEDVDVNVQSYSDMLASLNKRRKISR
- the LOC100282702 gene encoding Homologous-pairing protein 2 homolog isoform 1 (isoform 1 is encoded by transcript variant 1), coding for MPPKSDSVEGIVLGFVNEQNRPLNSQNAADALQKFNLKKTAVQKALDALADSGQISFKEYGKQKIYIARQDQFDIPNGEELEEMKKTNAKLQEELADQKKAISEVESEVRGLQSNLTLTEITSKKSELQSEVQEMEEKLNKLRSGVTLVKPEDKKIIENSFAEKVSQWKRRKRMFKELWDNITEHSPKDQKEFKEELGIEYDEDVDVNVQSYSDMLASLNKRRKISR
- the LOC100276543 gene encoding uncharacterized protein LOC100276543 encodes the protein MAACSSRLLYLTLSSSFLRSCRLASSSLLPTASRCHPGSLHSLRFCSAVPEFVDVAADPAEAAVSSGHPWPEWGNFLDKLRAKGYFEQGLPSSVSSGEGAAGDGDPATASENAATAASGNTVVDAEDSAVTSEDIYHFLKDENRVKNACLKFGRDRFDLLSLLPKQDIQAIVMSGCPNNNRKPVYSAKRLREYVQVKEEDACSICKFKASCDRAYVTPKGEVEVRTVDVVRILLSYAMDKNHSGDNSVIEESVQESAKKLLSKLTEFSDTTIDPSLPKPAFQVARKAQGSVGKGRETTAVEMKKGDWLCTNCNFLNFARNRHCLECKADGPKKIEAAVDAMKMGDWICTQCQFMNFSRNKICFKCEEPHPKRQLNPGEWECPSCDFVNFRRNAICKKCNQDRPEDDTRDSQRGLRKTRGAGKFRRFDYIDQKSDDDDDNAWFQKRGASMRSKPDQRTTTAKSRGSDGLDDILVTTKRRSTKQDEDDEVLPYEGARKHVVSRRATPSQRRFTAARNQ
- the LOC100280893 gene encoding chemocyanin precursor, yielding MAQVRGSARGTGSGSSAAALALVLLCALLRGEFAESAVYTVGDRGGWSFNTASWPNGKRFRAGDVLVFRYDARAHNVVPVSAAGYSSCSAPEGARALATGNDRVTLRRGANYFICSFPGHCQAGMKVAVTAA